The sequence GGCGGTGGTTGCACCGGCGGCGCTGGCCGCTGCGCCCATGCCGCTAATGATGGATCAGGAGCTGCCCAGTTTGGCGCCGATGCTGGCCCAGGTGATGCCGGCCGTGGTCAGTATCGAGGTTGCAGGTCGGCGAGTCGAGCGCGTGCAAGCGCAGTCTGGCGCGCCTTTACTGGGCCCAAATGCGTCCCAGTGTCAACAAGGTGGGGCGCTCTATAATACGCCGATTTGCCCCGAGCCAGAGCGGGTGGCTGGGCCAAGGTTTCGTAGTTTAGGCTCCGGCGTCATTATTGATGCGGCCGAGGGCTATGTTGTGACCAACTATCATGTGGTGAATCAGGCTGAGCGCATACAGATTGAGCTCTTGAACGGGCGTCGCTTTGAGGCTCAGCTCGTAGGGCAGGATCTCGGTTCAGATTTGGCCTGGCTGAAGATTAATCAAGCGGCTGATTTGGTGGCGATTCGGCTGGCCGACTCTGATCAATTACGCGTGGGTGACTATGCTTTGGCCATTGGCAATCCTTACGGCCTAGGCAGCACGGTGACGTCTGGGATTGTATCGGCCTTAGGACGTAGTGGTCTAGGGCGGCAAAGTTATGAGCATTTTATTCAAACCGATGCCGCCATTAACCGAGGTAGCTCCGGCGGGGCTTTAATCAATGTGTCGGGAGAGCTTATTGGCATCAATACGGCGATATTGGCGGCTGGTGGTGGCAATATCGGCATTGGCTTTGCCATCCCAAGTAATATGGTGAAAAACCTAACCGATCAAATGCGCCGCTATGGTGAGGTGAGGCGTGGCGTCATCGGCGTGGTCGGCACAGAAGTCAGCCAAGAAATGGTGCAAGCATTTAATTTAGATCAGCGTCTAGGGGGCTTTATTACCGAGGTGCTGTCCGGTTCGGCGGCAGCCTATGGCGGCATGCGGGCAGGCGATGTCGTGGTGAGCGTGGATGGTCAGAGCGTGCCCAGTTTTGCTGCTTTTCGGGCCCAAATCAGCAGCGTGCCCATCGGCACTCGGCTAGATGTTGGCGTGTTGCGCCAGGGGCAGCCGCTGACCTTGAGCATACAGGTGGCGCCGCCGCCGGCCGCTACAGCGCCAAGCATGCCTTAAAACTTATTAAAGAGAGAGGCCGTGGCAGCATATGCTTTGGCTTAGGTCAAGTTGGCGCTTAAAAATCTTAGCCTTCAATTTTGTCATTGGGCCACGTTGACGCAGCGATGGGCGTTTTAAGTCAGTCAATCATGGCGGCTCAAGCAGGCGATAAGGTGATTAAATCACTGATAAGCTTAGGGGTTGTAAGGTTATTAACAAAAGCTGTGGATAACTTTGTGGATTAAAGTAGGTTTGCCCGGATAAGGCCTTTATAACTAAAGGGATGATTGTGATTGATTAAAAAAGCGCCCATTTTATTTTTTTGTTTTATTTCAAATGGTTACTGTTATTTTAAAAGTGTCAATGAGTTTTTTTGGCGTAACCTAAGGGTGGATGTGATCGGATACGACCAGCGGTGCATAAGTTTGTGGTTTTTAGATGAAAATAGGTTTTGTCAAGCATTATTAATGAAAAATTTATGCCTAGATGACGGTTGTGCAATTGCCCCTGAGGGAGCGGAAGGCGTACAATGGAGGCTTAACAGATTAAATAAATTAAAGGTGTTTGAACATGGTTCGTACTCGATTTGCGCCTAGTCCAACGGGTTTTTTACACATTGGTGGCGTGCGTACTGCTTTATTTTCTTGGGCCTATGCCCGTAAAAACCAGGGCAAATTTGTCTTGCGTATTGAAGATACTGACTTAGCGCGTTCAACCGAGGAATCGGTTCAAGCCATTATGGACGGCATGCATTGGGTGGGTTTGGATTATGATGAAGGCCCTTTTTACCAAACACAACGCTTTGACCGCTACAAAGAGGTGGTTGCTCAGCTGCTGGCCTCTGGTCATGCCTACCATTGCTATTGCTCCAAAGAAGAGCTAGAAGCCATGCGCCAAGAGCAAGAAGCCGCTGGCCAGCATTATTTTGCCTACGATCGTCGTTGGCGCCCAGAAGAGGGTAAAGCCCTGCCGACTATTCCTGCCGATGTTGAGCCGGTGGTGCGCTTTAAAATGCCGATGACGGGCAAAATCGCTTGGGATGACTTGGTGAAAGGCACCATCGAGTTCGACAATAAAGAATTAGACGATTTAATCATTGCGCGCCCAGACGGCTCACCTACGTATAATTTCTGCGTGGTGGTCGATGATTGGGACATGGGCATTACCCAAGTCATTCGCGGTGACGATCATGTCAATAATACCCCGAAGCAAATCCATATTTTAAAAGCCTTGGGCGCAACCTTGCCTGAATATGCACACTTGCCCATGATTCTGAATGAGTCAGGCGCTAAAATGTCTAAGCGTCGCGATGCCGTCAGCGTAGTGGACTACGAACGTCAAGGCATTTTGCCTGAAGCCATGTTGAATTACTTAGCGCGTTTAGGCTGGGGCCATGGTGACGATGAGTTTTTCAGCATGGAGCAGTTTGTGGCTTGGTTTGACCTAAAAGACGTCAGCCCATCTTCTAGCCGCTTTGACCAAAGCAAGCTGTTGTGGCTAAACGCCCAGCACATCAAAGCCGCTGACAATGATCGCTTAGCCGGTTTAATTCAGGGCCGCATGGCCGAAGCCGGCATCACCGAGACTCAGCAGCCTGCCTTGGCGGAAGTGGTGGCCTTGGTGAAAGAGCGCGCGCAAGACATCAATCAATTGGCCGTGGCCTGTGAATACTTCTACCGTAAAGCCACGCCCACCGAAGCTGAATTGGCCAAGCATTGGTCTGATGAAGCCCATGAGCGTATGCTGCGCTTTGCCGACGTTTTGGCCGGCGTCAACGATTGGACGGCTGAGGCCATCCACGACCAGTTCAAACCGTTTTGCGATGCAGAAGACATCAAAATGGGCAAGTTAGGCATGCCGCTACGCATCTTGGTGTGTGGTACCTCCCAAACCCCGTCGGTCGATGCGGTACTGGCATTGATTGGTAAAGACGAAGTTCTGGCCCGTATGCGCGGCTAAAACCCCAAAACACCATTCAAACCTGTACCGCAACCATGCAGTGCAGGTTTTTTTTGTCCCTAAGGTTTTAGGGGCTGTTGGTTATTTAAGGCAGCAATATCTGGCAGCGCCTTGGCCGTGATGGCGAAGCGCGATGCGTTTAGGTGGAGCGTGCAGCTCGGTGTGCGCCCCAAGACTTATTAACCCTTCATTGACCCAGTATGGCGAAGTGGGACAGTGAGCACAGTAGAGGTTTAACCCAAATGAAACAAACGTCTTATCCCAAAGAAGCGATTAAAGTTGTTTTGCTTGAAGGCGTCCATGCTGCGGCAGTCGACTATTTCAAGCAAGAAGGCTACACCCACGTGGTGGAATACCCTAAGGCCTTAGAAGGGCCGGAGCTTATGGAGGCGATTGCCGAGGCGCAGATCATCGGCATTCGTTCGCGGACTCAATTAACCGAGGCAGTGTTTGCCGCAGCGCCTAAGCTATTGGCCGTGGGCTGTTTTTGCATCGGCACCAACCAAGTGGATAAGGCTGCGGCGCAGGCGCGGGCCATTCCTGTGTTTAATGCCCCTTATTCGAATACTCGCTCCGTGGCCGAATTGGTCATTGCCGAAAGCATTATGTTGATGCGTGGCATTCCCTATAAAAATGCCCATAGCCACCGTGGCGGCTGGATGAAATCAGCCACCGGTTCTTATGAGGTGAGAGGTAAAACCATCGGCATCGTCGGCTATGGCCACATCGGTACCCAAGTGGGGATTTTGGCAGAAAATCTAGGCATGAATGTGGTGTTCTACGACGTAGAGACCAAGCTGACTTTAGGTAATGCGCGGCCGATGCCGACTTTAGAGGCCTTATTGAAGGTGGCCGACATCGTCACCCTACACGTGCCAGAAGACAAGACCACCCGCAATCTGTTTGATGCCACGCGCCTAGGCCAGATGAAAAAGGGGGCTATGTTGATCAATGCCTCACGCGGCACCGTGGTGGATTTAGACACCTTAGCCGCCTTGATTAAAAGCGGGACGTTGGCAGGCGCCGCCATTGACGTCTTCCCCGTCGAGCCTAAGTCTAATCAAGATGAGTTTCAATCGCCGCTGCGCGGCCTAGACAATGTGTTGCTGACCCCCCACATCGGTGGCTCAACGGTGGAGGCGCAGGAAAACATCGCCGTTGAAGTGGCGGCGAAGCTGGTGCGTTATTCTGATAATGGATCAACCCTGTCGGCGGTTAACTTCCCTGAAGTGTCGTTGCCCAGCGATCCAAATAGCCATCGCTTGCTGCACGTTCACACCAACGTGCCCGGTATT comes from Neisseriaceae bacterium CLB008 and encodes:
- a CDS encoding trypsin-like peptidase domain-containing protein, with product MKRSGLRLWVGMMMSLAFIGGGLGLGVRLGGNMAVVAPAALAAAPMPLMMDQELPSLAPMLAQVMPAVVSIEVAGRRVERVQAQSGAPLLGPNASQCQQGGALYNTPICPEPERVAGPRFRSLGSGVIIDAAEGYVVTNYHVVNQAERIQIELLNGRRFEAQLVGQDLGSDLAWLKINQAADLVAIRLADSDQLRVGDYALAIGNPYGLGSTVTSGIVSALGRSGLGRQSYEHFIQTDAAINRGSSGGALINVSGELIGINTAILAAGGGNIGIGFAIPSNMVKNLTDQMRRYGEVRRGVIGVVGTEVSQEMVQAFNLDQRLGGFITEVLSGSAAAYGGMRAGDVVVSVDGQSVPSFAAFRAQISSVPIGTRLDVGVLRQGQPLTLSIQVAPPPAATAPSMP
- the gltX gene encoding glutamate--tRNA ligase; translation: MVRTRFAPSPTGFLHIGGVRTALFSWAYARKNQGKFVLRIEDTDLARSTEESVQAIMDGMHWVGLDYDEGPFYQTQRFDRYKEVVAQLLASGHAYHCYCSKEELEAMRQEQEAAGQHYFAYDRRWRPEEGKALPTIPADVEPVVRFKMPMTGKIAWDDLVKGTIEFDNKELDDLIIARPDGSPTYNFCVVVDDWDMGITQVIRGDDHVNNTPKQIHILKALGATLPEYAHLPMILNESGAKMSKRRDAVSVVDYERQGILPEAMLNYLARLGWGHGDDEFFSMEQFVAWFDLKDVSPSSSRFDQSKLLWLNAQHIKAADNDRLAGLIQGRMAEAGITETQQPALAEVVALVKERAQDINQLAVACEYFYRKATPTEAELAKHWSDEAHERMLRFADVLAGVNDWTAEAIHDQFKPFCDAEDIKMGKLGMPLRILVCGTSQTPSVDAVLALIGKDEVLARMRG
- the serA gene encoding phosphoglycerate dehydrogenase, which encodes MKQTSYPKEAIKVVLLEGVHAAAVDYFKQEGYTHVVEYPKALEGPELMEAIAEAQIIGIRSRTQLTEAVFAAAPKLLAVGCFCIGTNQVDKAAAQARAIPVFNAPYSNTRSVAELVIAESIMLMRGIPYKNAHSHRGGWMKSATGSYEVRGKTIGIVGYGHIGTQVGILAENLGMNVVFYDVETKLTLGNARPMPTLEALLKVADIVTLHVPEDKTTRNLFDATRLGQMKKGAMLINASRGTVVDLDTLAALIKSGTLAGAAIDVFPVEPKSNQDEFQSPLRGLDNVLLTPHIGGSTVEAQENIAVEVAAKLVRYSDNGSTLSAVNFPEVSLPSDPNSHRLLHVHTNVPGILRTLNNFVSHYPDMNINAQYLQTDGDIGYVVLDVSCSIEDAEALYQDMKHLDGTLKCRLLY